The Aquila chrysaetos chrysaetos unplaced genomic scaffold, bAquChr1.4, whole genome shotgun sequence genome includes a window with the following:
- the LOC115338540 gene encoding E3 ubiquitin-protein ligase Topors-like, which yields MATETEWSCPICGDARDDVSYAMPCRHQFCLGCILRWTEVKPECPLCRRPVENVRFSVLGEDDYLQCVVAHPEESPDASRQAGSAPGPLPENSPHHPAASPPSSPQWILSPAEPGAAEPEDVGGLLPVVWAYLFQRRQHLLDPVLPWLRQELEAIYGARWWEAKTAENSILHTLCIHGPDEEVMLQMLEPLLGHYTTLVVYGIMGIIEGQCSEEAWRLLCPHAAGEEGNSPAAGSSSSAPALQPQLLQPQLHRLPGGDSHRSAELLQQPIYSTLTYRGILPV from the exons ATGGCCACGGAGACGGAGTGGAGCTGCCCCATCTGCGGCGATGCTCGAGATGACGTCTCTTACGCGATGCCCTGTCGCCACCAGTTCTGCCTGGGCTGCATCCTGCGTTGGACAGAGGTGAAACCAGAGTGCCCACTCTGCAGAAGACCAGTAGAGAATGTCAGGTTTTCTGTGCTGGGCGAAGACGACTATCTACAGTGTGTTGTCGCACACCCCGAAGAGTCGCCAGATGCCagcaggcaggcgggcagcgCTCCCGGTCCCCTGCCCGAAAACAGCCCCCATCACCCTGCGGCGTCCCCTCCGTCATCTCCGCAGTGGATACTGTCCCCGGCTGAGCCGGGGGCTGCAGAGCCGGAGGACGTGGGTGGCCTCCTGCCTGTGGTCTGGGCGTATCTTTTCCAAAGACGACAGCACCTCCTCGATCccgtgctgccctggctgcgccAGGAGCTGGAGGCAATATATGGGGCACGGTGGTGGGAGGCAAAGACTGCAGAGAACAGCATCCTGCATACCCTGTGCATCCACGGTCCGGATGAAGAGGTCATGCTCCAGATGCTGGAGCCTCTCCTTGGGCACTATACAACATTAGTGGTCTATGGCATCATGGGTATCATTGAGGGTCAGTGCAGCGAGGAGGCCTGGAGGCTGCTGTGCCCCCATGCTGCCGGGGAGGAAGGCAACAGCCCTGCGGCCGGCTCCAGCTCCTCAGCTCCAgctctccagccccagctcctccagccccagctgcaccGGCTCCCAGGAGGGGACTCCCACCGCTCAGCcgagctcctccagcagccc ATCTACTCCACTCTTACATACAGAGGCATTTTGCCAGTCTGA